A region of the Hydra vulgaris chromosome 12, alternate assembly HydraT2T_AEP genome:
agtcgatctgcttcatgtcctgctgccttgaaGGAtacgcctttttaggcaaaggctaggagatgccaactccgatttaaaacaccccctgccttggggctcttggttgagtaaaggctagagatggtgtctatttaaaaatactcctcttggacagatgttaaatgcacccggctactgtcttgtagaaggcctcctaggcaaagacttaaggggtaaacagattctatctgttgaccagcctcgcaccccttattcatctagtatttttaattcatcaatgtattaaaaatacatctaataGATGTATTGAAAAAACATCtattagatgtatttttaatacattgtttccagtttaggatgttgaatgctggatcttcttcaCTCAATGCATgagttttgcttgtgtctctgtttttatgactaggcaactcattctattatctcctaatgagggtacagctctaaaactcagttttatggttctgaggccggctggtagtcaggtttcccgaactctgtgttagctctcagagaggctgattccatcaacagctgaaaaatatcaaagtattaacattgccatgttgcgcatgaatggtttccctgtttgtacttttggtgtgcattgcggaggccacatttggagccctttgttacggcttagagtttattagtagtaatgaggcaattgcttgggctattaaacagtgttctgagtactatctatgctttgagtcaagttcttcaatctaatttaaaaatgaataaagtaccaaaaactataaaacacaaaaaaccatcatcatcaccaagtgctctaaacctatcattctctaatattcgtggtctttgaagtaacttttcttctgttgagtcttatctcttgcaaagttcgccagacctacttgctctttgtgagactaatttgagttcgactgtctcatcttgtgatcttagtgttgatggttatcttcctctaattcgtaaagactccaatagtcacatgcatGGCCtcggcatttacattcgtaagaattcacccatttgtcgtgaaactaggtttgaatccacagactattctttcaTGTGCTTTCgcttagcaccacttcactctactgcctttctctttgttctatattgctctccttcatctcaagacaaCACTCTTTTTGacgttatttctgatcatattgaccaagccctctctctttatccatcagctaatatatttgttgttggtgactttagtACTCACCACTcagaatggcttggctctagtgtcagtgactctgcaggcattaaagcccacaacttttgcctttctcattccctaactcaaatagtcaactttccaactcgctttccagacaacccgaatcatctaccttctctactcgacttatgtcttgtttctgatcctattcagtgctcagtttctccacattcactcTTAGGTTCTTCTgttcacagtttgatctctctaaaactaatATCTCATTCTTATTCATCACCTGAATCCCCCTATTATCGAACCTCTTACAACTACAGTAAAGGTGACTGGGATTATTTCCGtaattttcttcgtgatggcccttgggtagaaatctttcgtcttcctgtcgacaaatgtgcttcttacataacttcgtggattcaggctggaatggaatcttttattccctctcgacaattccaggtcaagcctcactcttctccatggttttcctcacattgtgctgctgcgattcgaaaccgttacttccatatttatcagcaaaacaattctccagaaaacagacgtctgtttattattgcaagaaacaattgtaaaacaattgtaaagaggttaaggccattgctcttgacatttcaaaagcttttgataaagtttggcatgctggtcttctccataagctttcttcttatggtgtatccgGCAACATCTTTAAGATCATTGAATCCTTCTATTCCAATCGTAGCATAAAaattgtcctcgatggacaacactcttcttcttattctgtagtTTCAGGgtttcctcaaggttctatccttggccctactctttttaacttatattaacaatcttccagatattctcacatctaaggtggcattgtttgctgatgatactaccatttattcttgtcgtGATAAGAAACCAACACcttctgattgcttggaggaggcatttgagcttgaaaaggatctcacttctgctacatcatggggctcacagtggctggtgaactttaattcagataaaactcaatttttttcagccactCGTGATTGCAATAATtttgatcttcctatatttatgaacggtgatgtactcgatgagtcacctactcttcatcttcttggactaactcttacttccaatctttcttagAAACCATTTATCAAATcagttgcaaaattagcatctgctaaggttacatctctttatcgagctcaacactttcttacttctgattctattctctatctctataaatctcaaatccggccttgtatggaatactgttgccatatctaagccggatcttctaatgatgccctttttcttttagacaaggtgcaaaaacgcatcgtaaacatagttggacctgctcttgcagccaacgtCCAACCAATATCatatcgtcgtaatgttgcttctctttctcttttctacaaatactaaaatGGGCACttctctaaagagctagcgtctcttatgccatctactaaaattcattctcgtgttactcgtcattcaattaagtttcatcctttttctttaactgtttcctaagtgctccaaaaactcttattcgtctagtttttttccccgaaCATCAtctctttggaattcgcttccttcatcttgctttcctgattcatataatttgcaatcttttaagtcgtccgtcaatcgttatcttgctctacaatcttcatcttttctttttcagtaacttccaactttaaTTAGTGgctgcttgcagccttgttggaaccaaagatgtttaaaaaatatatatatattgaccaTTTCATCATTCACTCACGGTGATTCAATACTTATTAAAACTTGGGATTTTATTATGCGCATGCGTTAGctgcaaatatataaatatcattaatttgATTAACTGCGTTACGCTTTCATTATACAGTGCTTACCAATTTGCCCgcttgtttgtgtttttttgttgttggtaaACTTGATCTTgtaaaataaagcaaaaccGATCACAAATGAACTTGATTTAgtattgtaattattagaatttGAAGTAGTAAAATTGCTTTACTGGGATCAACAAAGCTTTGTTTTTAGcgaaattaacatattttattcatttgtaTTTTAGAAGAACTAAAGTATTTGTAAGATTTTGGTAAGTTGTTAACAATACTCcttctttttatcttttcaaaaaaaatagtcCTTATTACCAgtcatttttttacaagaaagtatAATGTTTTTGAATAGGGTAGATTTCACGAAAAAAAACTCCGTAAAATATGGCGAGTAATCACCAACAAAAACTATCCAGAGTATGTAGAATATGTAGAAACCTTTTAGGAAAAGACAGTTTAAAAACTGACAGTAAAACAGATCGAATTTATAAAGCTTTTAGAATAAATGTATCAGAAGATTCTCAGTGTATTCATCCAGAGAAAATGTGCATGAAGTGTTATACTTCTCTTAAAAACATCGAAAATAGAGGCagtaaagttttcaaagttcCAAAAATTTGGGTAAAATGTCCAACAGTCGAATGCAAATGTGTTTTTGGTATTCCTGGTCGAAAATCTCTATCTAATGTTGGGCGACCaggaaagattaaaaaatggacaaaattttatataaaataatttcttgatTCATTGCCTATACAAGaagataaagaaattttaacagaACTAAACCATAAACTAAATCCACATATAGTTTTATGCATTTGTAAGATTTGTGGGGAAGTTATGAATCAGCCTGTCATGCTAAAGAACTGTCAACACTCATTCTGTAGCTTGTGCATTTTATCAAATGTTaaagataaattagaaaatgatTCAAGTTGTCCATTATGTAAAACTAACATCACAATTGACAGCCTATCATAGTCTGTCCATATATctgaaattataaaacatttaactacTATATGCAAGATTTGtgacaaaaaagtatttttaaaagacagaaattttgaaaatcacgactgcataaaaatatcaaacaacaCCATAAATGAAAACGACCAATTAGTTagtataaacagtttttacCAAGTCACTGACACAAGTGAAATCCCATGAGAAGTCAATGATGCTGTTTtacatatcattaaaaaaaagttgaatcagTCCAAAACATCTACAATAGAATTTTTATCAGTTGGGCCTAGGGtaagaaatatgtttttaactttatagcAAGTTAAATAGTGTTTACTCTTCTATTACGCTAGatataattgtaattattagaaatgtagtagtatttaaactttattatatcattttaatgCAATCGATATTTTAGGCAAGAGTAAATCAgtttgatttagtttttttaatattaaatataagttataaaaaaaatataaaatattattttattttctatttgaagtaatgttttgtttaatttacagTCACTTTGTTTCATTTCTGCTTCCAAAGCCTATAAAGATAGCGCAAACAGTAGTAATAGCTCTCTAAGAAAAAGACAGAAATATTTATTGGAACAATTCAACCATACAGCTGGTAGTTCTCAGGACTCTAAAGTATGTCAAACAGCTGTAATGTTAAATGAtgaagcaaataaaattttaaataaaaccaatattGGAAGAGTGGATTTAAATGCAGAAGAAATGGTTGCTTTAAAAGTTGATATGGGTATTCCTTGGAATAAATTGAAAACTATGGCTAggtaaatacaaatataatacctaaaatactttttgtaacttcgttttttatttgaaaacttgtagttcatttttacaattgtttataATTGCAAAACTTATtgcttgtatattaatattgtaGGTGGTTAAAttcgaaaaatattaaaactgcTTCAAACAACAAACAAAGAGTTGTTGCAAAAGAATGGGCTGGAAATGATTTAGTTGTTTTAGATGGACCATTTacatttcaaaatgaaaataataatgttgtttttgaaattaaactaGCTCCTTGGGCTTATATCAACGACCTACCACAAAATATAGAAAACCTACTAAATCTTATGGAAAAGTAATAACTCATtaatttgagatatttttagtaaacacttaaatttataaattactagaaaaataaaagttaatcttTATACTAGTTTgtataagataaatatatatatatatatatatatatatatatatatatatatatatatatatatatatatatatatatatatatatatatatatatgttttaacaaacaagacaaactttttaattaataaaactattttattaattctaaacaAAACAATACATGTTTCGACTATCAATAGTCATCTTCAgttgaagtttaatttttaaatttgtttaaatacctATATAGGTGATTTTTTCAATACcaatacaaaatgtaattatctgtgtacaaactattaatttaattacaaaaatacaacaaaaactattataagAATAACAAGtcatactaaaaaaaacaaatagaaagTGACGAAAGAAcaggttaataaaaaaatacatagaaAGTAATAACTAAACAGAAAGTGTCAATTGGACATGGTTGACCTGTTTGTTTATACTAGGTTTTAACCATTCTATTTTAACATGGTATGAACAAACAGGACAACCATGTCCAATTGACACTTTCTGTTTAGAAAGATATATAGACACACGAggcaatattatatatgtaaatatatatatatatatatatatatatatatatatatatatatatatatatatatatatatatatatatatatatatatacatatatatatatatatatatatatacatatatatatatatatatatatatatatatatatatatatacatatatatatataaatatatatatatatatatatatatatataatatatatatatatatatatatatatatatatatatatatatgtgtgtgtgtgtgtgtatgagtatgtgtgtgtgtgtgtgtatatatatataatatatatatatatatatataatatatatatatatatatatatatatatatatatatatatatatatatatatatatatatatatatatatatatatatatatatatatatatatatatatatatatatatatatatatatatatatatatatatatatgtatatatatatatacatttatataaataaatgttttagttaaatggttactctatataaaaaaaatacattttgcaTATATTCAATCTTTCGTTAAAACAAGGAATCTTTACAGagaaacttaaaattgcaaGGGTAATACCAGTTTTTAAGTATGGAGATAATACTAATATCTCTAATTACAGGTCTATTTCCactcttgtttttcaaaaatactagagTACGTTAGGTACAATAGATTAtactcatttttagataaaaaataatgtccTCTACAATAAATAATTTGGGTTTAAAACAGGTTACTCAACTGATCaccttattttttatcttatttatgtGATTTTTCAAGGTTTTGACAAAACAAAGTATACTTTAGGTGTTTTTATAGATCTTAGCAAAGTATTTGACACTGTTGATCATTgtattatacttaaaaaattagaagtctacgaaataaaaaaaaataatatagcttattttaaaagctacttatctaatagaaaacaatatgtttcaTTAAACAGTGAAAAAACAATTTGACAATTAATTGCGGCattctttaaaacattcttcATATTGggactacttttatttttagttattgatTTAACCAATGCTTCTGATATTCTAGATtcttatttgcagatgatattATTGATTTAACCAATGCTTCTAATATTCTAGATtcttatttgcagatgatattATTGATTTAACAAATGCTTCTAATATTCTAGATtcttatttgcagatgatattATTGATTTAACCAATGCTTCTAATATTCTAGATtcttatttgcagatgatattATTGATTCAACCAATGCTTCTAATATTCTAGATtcttatttgcagatgatattATTGATTTAACCAATGCTTCTAATATTCTAGATtcttatttgcagatgatattATTGATTTAACCAATGCTTCTAATATTCTAGATtcttatttgcagatgatattATTGATTTAACCAATGCTTCTAATATTCTAGATtcttatttgcagatgatacaagttttattttattctcactGTGAtacaaaaacattgtttaaaatgGTCAACATTGAACATCTAAAATTAACTGAATGGGGCAACGTAAATCAACTGTctattaatttaacttaaacaaAGTACACTTTTTTTCATCGTCTTTATAAAagagataaaattatttcaacacTCAATGCTTCTTATCGAAGATCACAACGTAAAAAGAGAATGCTCAATGAAACTTTTTGGTGTAATTCTTGATGAAAGCATAACTTGGAAAAATCACATAagcatgatattaaaaaattttctaaaaatacataTCAGATAGGCTTAACCATCGATTATGCTTAATCATCAATTATGCTTAAAACAcatatatttctcatttattaaTTCTTCCcctaattatgcaaatattgatTGGCTCAGCTCCAATTTAAACTTAGACAAAGtaactattaaataaacaaaaacatgcagttagattattatcaaatgtgCATGACTCTcaaattcaaaacatttgtttaacAAACTGAATATACTAAATGCTTaccaaataaacataaattaatgacatcgcattttaaattttatatacatatatatatacatatatgtatacatatatatatatatatatatatatatatatatatatatatatatatatatatatatatatatatatatatatatatatatatatatatatatattatatatatatatatatatatatatatatatatatatattagggtgatgaCGTTTTTACAATCTTATTTTCCTGTATCATTATTTGAtgagcttttattaaaaactaaataaataaaatcttacttTCAAggtaatttgataaaaaaatgtcacgcacaaaatgacttaaaattttttatttattaaatttttggcCTAATTTTTGAGGTACCTTTAagcaattacaaaattaaaagcaagCTTCAGAGTCATATGTATGCAACATTTTATAGGGTCATCAAACACACAAGGAATTCAGTTATTTACAATAATGATATTGAACAGGATGAATCTTAGTGCGGCAGGAGTCATACAAGTCTTGGAAAACTTCAATCGCACGCTCACAGCACTGGTTGCTTCGGTCGTTGTTGATCGGAGATTTGTATGTTTTCCAGTAGTTTTGCAAGCATCTGAGATCTTTTGAATAGTCATTTAGCACTACAGATAGTTCATCAAAATCTTCAGCGCGGAAGCCACGAATAGGATTTTTACGCAGCCTGTTACGGGTTTCAGGCATCAGAATAAATGCAGGAAGAGCTATAATGGTTTGACAGTTCCAGCGTGCATTGCTGATATTTGAGACTACTCATTTGCAAATCTCATTCAACTCAGTGTGGTGACGGATGACACATGTGAGATGGTAAAGAAACTTCATATCGTCTCTCAAGTCGCTTGTTTCCTTAATCTCATTTTTACCGTTGCTGAAGgctgattttaatttatcataattgcACATCAAATTCTTCACAAAGAAGTACTCAATGTTTGGTGATTTATTCAATCATTGGTCATCAAAATTGAACTTATCGTACTTGGCAATGAGAAGAATACAATCCGCACATGGTGTTGAAAACTCATGAACTTGGGTTTGTGTTAACCTTACTCCTCAAACATTTGGTGCTGCCAAACAACAACGCCTTTCTTCTTGCTTTTATTTACAGTTGATGTATCGTTAAAAAGACTTCATAATGCGTTAGAGGAATTCATCCTACAGGTTGAATTCCTCTAACGCATAGCGAGTTTCTTCTGCAATTGTTTGAGCTTTCCCATCTTTCAATTTAAGCGCAGGGGCATTTCAACGTCCTCGCCAGAAAACTGGCGGCATACCTTTGCTACTCCGTGGGAAGACAGCTTCAAGATTGTAACAAGGTGTCTTGGTGTTGGTTTATGCTTCTTTTTGTTCGTTGATGTTGCAATTTCATCATCTTTAGAAGTGTATTCGTATGAGTTGGAGTCCATGCTATTTTCAAACTAATCAGGAGGCGCTGAGCTGGTAACTGTGACCAATGTCGCTTTGATTACTTTCTTTGGATAAGTGAATGGTTTTGGCACTAGCAGATTTGCCAGTAAAATAACCAACCTGGTCTTTGCACTTAATTTGCAGTTTATTCAGGTTCTCATTCTCTTTGGAAAACAGTTCATTCAATGCACTAAAGTTTTTCTTTCTGCAGCGCTCgtagtttttcaaaagttttgataattttgcaCAAATGACTTGATCATGAGGAAAGTTCCATGCTCCATTGGGCTTTAAGCTCAACAAAAATCTAGCGCATCCAACTCCTTTCACTCAAGGATGCTTCGTATATTGCCACTTTGCCTCTTTATGATGGCTCTTGAAACTAGATTAAGTTCTTTATCCAAGTTTCTTACTTCTTCTTAGTGTTAAAAGAGTTCTTTTTAAACGACATGTTACATTCTACTCACCAACTTAAACAGAAAAGGcctaaatgtaaatattaaacacgcaacaaattataaaaactgttaatgagttttcatatattttatttaaaaacaagcaatttaaaattatagaaaataaaaaaagtattaattaaatattatatgcacagttatatgtttgtatataaagcACAAATATAAATGTAGCTCACCAAATAATACAAGATCTCTTTCAATTAGGCAATAATAGTGTTGACACAAAATTAAgctaatttaaacataaatatttgcTTTGAACACCTCACTTGTATATCAGTTTATACCACACTGCAAAATAGctaatgaaaattttacaagTCTGCAAGAGCTTCTTGAATGCATAACGTTATACAATATTCTGGAAAATTCCAAACAATTCTCTCTGGGCAGTACCACAAGGTTTTTAGGGGGGTTCGTTTTTGTAAAACGAAGTAATTTagagtaataaaatattttgcaagttttttataacaaaatttgcGTGAAACAAAGACCATTTGGTACAAAAAGGGGGGTCGATTGCACCCAAAGACTCCCCCAGGGTACGAGCCTGTCTCTATAATAATATgtagtatataaattattttacaagttggtttaataatttatattatgtataaatattattgaaacaaatatatattacgcTAAAATGGTCTATATTACATTTCAATTTGGTTTGTGCGTGacctttttcaatattttattggaATATAGGTCATTTAAGTCAATAATAGGCAAAAGTTCATCCGTTCCTGTTACAGAAATGATTTTTAAggataaaagttaaaaagtcgTCATCctaatatatcaatatatatatatatatatatatatatatatatatatatatatatatatatatatatatatatatatatatatatatattatatataaacagagTAAATATGCGAAATATTAAAAAGACTTAAACGATGTGAAAGAAAGCATAGTAAAGGAAGAATTAACACAAATAAGGAAGAAATATGatcttgaaattaaaatataaataaaaaaagtactgacTTAGAAAACCGGTCTCGTCGTAACAACGTTAGAGTTGATGGTCTGAAGGATTCACCAGGAGAAAGTTGAAGTGATTGTGAAAAACtgtgaaaataatatatacaaacaacCTTAAAATTTCACCTGAAATTATTGCGGAACGAGCGCATCGAATTGGATcgtataaaaaagacaaaacacCAAGAACTATCGGAGTGAAAATTTTAAGCTAccaagataaaattaaaattttaagttcacTTAAAAACCTAAAAGGAAgtggaatatatataaatgaagatTTTGCTAAAGAGACGATGGAAGAGAGAAAGAAACGTtgggaaaaagttaaaaatctttgCAACCAAGGTAAATACgcaacaattaaatttaataaagtttttttgtcgcaaataataaacaaaagctaaaaaatttacagGTGCCCATCTGTTACAGACCACCTGAaggtaatataaaaaacttttcaaattacctaaaacaaatatttctaaaaaataacaaagagcacaaaatattattctgtattggagacataaatataaactgtcTACAGTACAATGAAGATGCTAttaccaaaactttttttgacatATATTTCAACACTACATCTTTCCTATAATAAACCAACCAACCCAGGTAACATTAAAATCAATCACTACAATAGACAACATATTGACTAATTCATTTTATGATTCTTCATTAAAAGCAGCTGTAATCAAAACGGATACATCCGATCACTTTTCGATatacttttccttttttttgatgcaaaaaataataattctaaaatcaaagtctataaacgaaaaattattaattttattattcaacagTTTAAAGACTCACTATCAGCAGTGAGATGGGACAGCATTTACCAAGAATGCAACCTTGGACATACCAACTCCGCTTATAATGAAGTTATAGAAATATTCTTAAAGCACTATGATAATCCCTTCCCAATTAGAGAACaagaattaaaagtaaaatacttaCAATGTCTATGGATTACTAGaggtataaaaaaatcttcaaaaaaaaaaaatcaacatcaagtatttaaaaaataaaaatgaaaaaaatctaaatacttacaaacaatacaaaaatttatttgaaaaaataaaaaaaagttcgaagaaaaattactactcgaaccaaataaaaaatgcaactggttacattaaaaaatatatggaatactataaaagaaatatttgggaacaaaaaagttaaatcaaatagtttacCAACTCAAATCGTCATAGACAATATAGAGTACAGTGACAAAAATACGATTGCTGAAAAATTTAACGAATTTTTTGCTAACATTGGCCCTAATATTGCCTCAAAAATTAAGTCTCCTAATAACTCATTCAAGTCATACCTAAGTGATGCCCAGAGCGaactaaaatacaaagaacTGAACTATCAAGAACTTAATGTTGctctaaattctttaaaattgaataaaactcCAGGTATAGATAATGTCTGTAATAGGGTGGCAAATGTCTTTACAACGATAATGAAAcctatatttgaaatatttaagcCTTCGATCAAAATAGTGGTTGTACCGGACAAGTTAAAAGTAGCTAAAGTAGTACCAACATTTAAAACagttgaatctttaattaacattagtaaataaagttatttaattaataactatagaCCTATCTTGATACTCCCTACCTTTTCTAAGCTTCTTGACCGAGTAATCTATAACAGATTGTATgagtatttaatataaaataaaatcctaaataaaaagcaatttggtttccaaaaacaatatttaactgAACACGCAATCCTAGATCTAGTTAACAATATAAGTGattctttgataaaaaaatactatatgtTCTATGCATCTTTATAGACCGgtcaaaagcgtttgatactATAAATCataatatcttacttaaaaaaatggaaagactGGTTCAAAAACTATCTAAGCAACAgacaaaaatgtgttttttcacataattataaacaatcaaaattaCTAATAGTTGAGTGCGGTGTCCCCCAAGATTCGACTCTTGGACCCTTTCTGTTTCTGCAAAtgacacaaacttattttattcctCAAACTCAATCAAAGACCTATATGAATGTATGAACAAAAAGcttaaatgattaaatatatagtttaagttaaataagttatcaATAACTACACAAGAAacaaaatacatacatacatacgtacatacatacatacatacatgcatgcatactTTCAttcattcatacatacatacatacatacatacatatatacctacatacatacatacatacatacatacatacatacatacatacatacatacatacatacatacatacatacatacatacatacatacatacatacatacatacatacatacatacatacatacatacatacatacatacatacatacatacatacatacatacatacatacatacatacatacatacatacatacatacatacatacatacatacatacacacacatacatacatacatacatattgcTTCAttccaaaaaaccaaaaaaatattataataactatcCTTCCCTCACTAATAATAGATAATGTAAACATTGAAAGAACAGAAACAACTAAATTTCTTGGGATACTTATTGACGAAAACATATCATGGAGAGCCCATATAAGTACAACAAacaccaaaattttttaaaaatattgggaTACTCTACAAAGTTAAACCTATGTTGTCCCAACATAATCTTAAGtcactttatttttcttatatccAAAGTTATCTTACGTACGCTAATATTACATGGGCAAGTAGACACAAATCCAAATTGAGTACTATTTATATAAGTCAAAAACATGCATTTagcttataataaaaataaactcacCCATGCTGAACCCTTGCTAAAAACCTTGAATGCActaaatgtttaccaaatcaaCATCTACCAAAATGTGCTATTTGTGCTTAAATAC
Encoded here:
- the LOC136087920 gene encoding uncharacterized protein LOC136087920 is translated as MASNHQQKLSRVCRICRNLLGKDSLKTDSKTDRIYKAFRINVSEDSQCIHPEKMCMKCYTSLKNIENRGSKVFKVPKIWVKCPTVECKCVFGIPGRKSLSNVGRPGKIKKWTKFYIK